From the uncultured Trichococcus sp. genome, one window contains:
- a CDS encoding ROK family protein, with protein MDKFIGIDIGGTNIKYGLLDEKGTILHKDKIKTSPEGSEIIGNIKKIVESYKEAHEISAVGISVPGVVEESGFLTTGGAIFDFYGVHLKDILEKELGVHVAVENDANSAALAEKWLGAGRDYKNYFTAVVGTGIGGAIIINNDIYRGAHATAGEFGFMINAPILNGDTRLASLSLTGSVQSGLVQRYLDETGQESLQQNLDGESVFKLAEAGDVQAKAVIDAFYDHLAIGIYNVLVSLDPEVVLIGGGISANQSFIQELNRRVQGLQAGHRDMKNMTLAEILPCHFLNDAGIVGASYKAMKECGERTLVSGKG; from the coding sequence ATGGATAAATTTATTGGTATCGATATAGGAGGCACGAATATCAAATACGGCCTCCTGGATGAAAAAGGCACTATCCTGCACAAAGACAAAATTAAGACCAGCCCGGAAGGCAGCGAAATCATCGGAAATATCAAAAAAATTGTGGAAAGCTATAAAGAAGCCCATGAAATAAGTGCTGTTGGCATCAGTGTGCCGGGCGTGGTAGAAGAATCAGGCTTCCTGACAACGGGAGGGGCGATTTTTGATTTCTACGGTGTCCACTTAAAAGACATATTGGAAAAAGAACTGGGGGTACACGTCGCAGTCGAGAATGATGCAAACAGTGCGGCTTTGGCTGAAAAATGGCTTGGAGCCGGGCGGGACTACAAAAACTACTTTACGGCCGTTGTGGGTACGGGAATCGGCGGCGCCATCATCATTAACAATGACATATACCGCGGGGCACATGCGACAGCTGGGGAGTTTGGCTTTATGATCAATGCCCCCATCTTAAATGGCGACACCCGGCTGGCATCCTTGAGTCTGACGGGTTCGGTTCAATCCGGATTGGTCCAACGGTACTTGGATGAAACCGGCCAAGAGAGTCTCCAGCAGAACCTCGATGGAGAATCTGTTTTTAAACTTGCCGAGGCGGGAGATGTGCAGGCCAAAGCTGTGATTGATGCTTTTTATGACCATCTGGCTATCGGCATTTACAATGTATTGGTCTCGCTTGATCCGGAGGTCGTCCTGATCGGCGGTGGCATCAGCGCCAATCAAAGTTTTATACAGGAATTAAATCGTCGGGTGCAAGGGCTGCAGGCAGGGCACCGGGACATGAAAAATATGACGCTGGCAGAAATACTGCCCTGTCATTTCCTTAACGATGCAGGCATTGTCGGCGCAAGCTATAAAGCTATGAA